The Funiculus sociatus GB2-C1 genome includes the window AAAAACTAATACTGACGAGCGCATTTGCTCTTTTTCTCGTCAGTAATACCTTCTACATTACGCACTCACCAGCACAACCTCCGGTAAGATCATTGATTTCAGCAGTGCGCTTTGTCCCGCCCACAGTACCACCAGAAGGACAGCGAGATGCACCCAAAGGACGACCGCGAGGTGGGGGAACTCGTGGCGGCGACAGACTATCTCTGACTGCCTTGGTGCCTGTTACAGAGGAAACTTTGGCGGCTCGAATAGCCGGAAACCAAGCTAGACTTTCAAATGAGAAATCTGTTTTAGCATTAACAGTTGCTGAATATCCCGCTTTGTGGTTTTACGTTCCTTTTGCCTTAAGTGGCGATCGCCCGATAACGTTTGTGTTACAGGAATATCAGGGTAAAGAGCATCCGGGTAAAGAAATTTACAAAACCACTTTCAGCGTCTCCCAAGCCCAACCCGGTTTGGTACAATTTCGTCTTCCGGCGAATGCAGCACCTTTAGAAATTGGCAAAATGTACCATTGGTTCTTCGCAATTTCTAGTGATGCGGAGGAATCTGTCTATGTTGATGGGTTTATTCAAAGGATTGCACCTCCTGAGATGGCAACTGAGTTACAGCAAAGTACGCCACGCGATCGCGCGGCGCTTTATGCTGCTAATGGCATTTGGCATGATGCGCTAGATATACTCGCCCAACTCCGCAGTGCTAATCCCCAAGATGCCAAACTCACTACTGATTGGGAAAATCTATTTAAGGCTATTGGTTTAAATGCGATCGCTAAAGAACCCATCATTCAATGTTGTACGCCAAATTGAAGGGATTGGGGATTGGGGATTCGGGATTGGGAATTGGGAATTGGGGATTCGGGATTCGGGATTGGGAAGAATCTTAGCCAGTTCCTAGTCCCCAGTCCCTAGCCCCCAGCCCCTAGTCCCCAGTCCCTAGCCCCCAGTCCCCAGCCTCCTTAAATTACCGAATATCCTCATAGAATTTCTTCAGGTATGTTCCAGAAACACCAAATCCCCAGAGAAAGCCGATATAAAGATATATAGCTGTAGCCTTGAGCGATCCCCATTTTGCCACGCGGCGATCGCTACTTTGCACAACTCGGTTTACTTGACGAATTTTGCCGCGTTGCACCAGCTTCAGGCACAAGTCAGCTTCCTCTAAAATGGGTATGGCAGGATCAAACCCACCAGATTCTAAAAAATCAGCGTGACGACAAAACATCACCTGATCGCCAAATAATAATCGCAACCCTTTAAAAAACAAATGCGGTCGAAAAATGAGCGGCGCGTAGTAAGTTTTAAGGTAATTGTGCAGGGAAACTCCCCAACGTGTTGTTTGTTCGCCTGTCATCAGGGAAATAAACCCACCGCCAGCAACAGTTTTGTCTGCTAAAGTTTGTTCAATTACTGCTACCAGATCATCTGGTACAGAGGTATCTGCGTGTAGAAAGCAAAGAATATCCCCCGTTGCTGCTGCTGCGCCTTGGTTCATCTGCACCGAACGCCCGCGTGTGTCGGATGAGATGACACGTATTGTAGATGAACTGAAGCGATGCGCGATCGCAACTGTCTCATCTTCACTCCCGCCATCGACTATCAGCACTTCCTTTGCAGTCGGTTCCAATACACTCAACTGGCGCAAAGTGCGTTCTAGACACTTCGCCTCATTCAGAGTAGGAATAATAATCGAGACGCGAGACATTACCTAGCCGGAAAGAATAATTTTACTGAGACTTTCAAAGTTATACAGCTGCGATCGCATTCGCTTGCCGTCTTTGTTGAGCCAATTCTACCAGACGACGAATCCGCTCCTCAGTCGGCGGGTGACTACGAAAAAGAAACTGCACTCTCACTTTTTCGTCGTGTAGCTTTCACTTTCTCCTCCCAGTTTCTGACTGGGATGCTTATTGGGAGGTTCTTTTGCCTCAATGAATAAGAAAGCTCTCAAATTGAGACACCGCGCTTACGCGCCGCTTCGCTAACAAAAACAAGCATTCCCAGCCAGAGACTGGGAACGAGGAAAAACGAGGAAAAACCTAACCTACAATTTTTCTACCTGCGGATTATCGGCTGTTCAACAGCGTCTCGGTACTCTTGAACTTCTTCGGTGTAGGCGATGGGCAAAACGCATTCGACGTTTTCATGGGGACGGGGAATAATCACCCAGGATTCCAGCGCCCCACCATAAACCTTCTCTATTGCCGCAATACCAGCCTCCATAGAGGTTTTCACCTCAGAAACATCCCCGCGAATGTTGACTGTAAAGCGAGCGCTACCGAC containing:
- a CDS encoding DUF928 domain-containing protein, whose amino-acid sequence is MNRLQLPRQKLILTSAFALFLVSNTFYITHSPAQPPVRSLISAVRFVPPTVPPEGQRDAPKGRPRGGGTRGGDRLSLTALVPVTEETLAARIAGNQARLSNEKSVLALTVAEYPALWFYVPFALSGDRPITFVLQEYQGKEHPGKEIYKTTFSVSQAQPGLVQFRLPANAAPLEIGKMYHWFFAISSDAEESVYVDGFIQRIAPPEMATELQQSTPRDRAALYAANGIWHDALDILAQLRSANPQDAKLTTDWENLFKAIGLNAIAKEPIIQCCTPN
- a CDS encoding TIGR04283 family arsenosugar biosynthesis glycosyltransferase; the protein is MSRVSIIIPTLNEAKCLERTLRQLSVLEPTAKEVLIVDGGSEDETVAIAHRFSSSTIRVISSDTRGRSVQMNQGAAAATGDILCFLHADTSVPDDLVAVIEQTLADKTVAGGGFISLMTGEQTTRWGVSLHNYLKTYYAPLIFRPHLFFKGLRLLFGDQVMFCRHADFLESGGFDPAIPILEEADLCLKLVQRGKIRQVNRVVQSSDRRVAKWGSLKATAIYLYIGFLWGFGVSGTYLKKFYEDIR
- a CDS encoding carbon dioxide-concentrating mechanism protein CcmK, whose amino-acid sequence is MPQAVGSIETKGFPAVLAAADAMVKAGRVTLVGYIRVGSARFTVNIRGDVSEVKTSMEAGIAAIEKVYGGALESWVIIPRPHENVECVLPIAYTEEVQEYRDAVEQPIIRR